One Chitinophagaceae bacterium C216 genomic window carries:
- the clpB1 gene encoding Chaperone protein ClpB 1, which produces MNLGNFTIKAAEVFQQAQQIAFNARNPNIETEHLLKALLEQKDTPVEYLLKKNNVTINLLENKLEELISRLPKISGGDPAQQISREVNNVVLRAGAELKQFNDEFVTPELLLLAIVQGNDNTANILKDAGLTAQGLIIAIKELRKGMGSVSSQTESQEFNTLNKYAKNLNDLAREGKLDPVIGRDEEIRRTLHILSRRTKNNPMLVGEPGVGKTAIVEGIAHRIINGDVPENLKTKTIYALDMGLLIAGAKYKGEFEERLKGVVKEVQNSEGEIILFIDEIHTLVGAGGGEGAMDAANILKPALARGELRAIGATTLNEYQKYFEKDKALERRFQKVMIDEPSVEDAISILRGLKDKYETHHHVRIKDDAIIAAVELSNRYITDRFLPDKAIDLIDESAAKLRLEMNSMPEELDKLERQIRQLEIEREAIKRENDEEKLKQLNTEIANLSVERDTLKAKWSEEKELVEQIQTAKANIENLKVEAEQAERNGDYGKVAEIRYGKIKEEENKITHLTKQLDTDTEKRLLKEEVDAEDIAESVAKATGIPLSKMLQSDREKLLRLEEHLHRRVVGQDEAITAVADAIRRSRAGLNDPKRPIGSFIFLGTTGVGKTELARALAEYLFDDESMMTRIDMSEYQEKHSISRLVGAPPGYVGYDEGGQLTEAVRRKPYSVVLLDEIEKAHPDVWNILLQVLDDGRLTDNKGRVVNFKNTIIIMTSNIGSHLIQEAFENVSERDIEEAAEKAKQDVMQLLRETVRPEFLNRVDEIIMFHPLLKKDILGIIRIQLEALKQLVWQNSGIALDFTDYTVEFLAEQGFDPQFGARPLKRLIQKEIVNQLSKRILQGDIDKGHPILVDVFDNTVVFRNEESKEVKKA; this is translated from the coding sequence ATGAATTTAGGAAACTTTACTATAAAAGCTGCGGAGGTCTTTCAGCAAGCGCAACAAATCGCATTTAATGCGCGAAACCCCAATATTGAAACAGAACACCTGTTAAAGGCGCTGCTGGAGCAGAAAGATACTCCTGTAGAATATCTTCTTAAAAAGAACAACGTTACCATTAACCTGCTTGAGAACAAGCTGGAGGAGCTTATTAGCAGGCTTCCCAAAATATCCGGAGGCGATCCGGCTCAGCAAATCAGTAGGGAGGTGAATAACGTTGTCCTACGTGCAGGTGCCGAGCTGAAGCAGTTCAACGATGAGTTTGTTACTCCTGAGCTGCTGTTGCTGGCCATTGTGCAGGGAAATGACAATACAGCCAATATTTTAAAAGATGCCGGACTTACTGCCCAAGGCCTGATCATTGCCATTAAAGAACTGCGTAAGGGAATGGGTAGTGTGTCATCCCAAACCGAATCACAGGAATTTAATACCCTGAATAAGTACGCTAAGAACCTAAATGATCTGGCTCGTGAAGGAAAGTTGGATCCGGTAATTGGCCGAGATGAAGAAATTAGACGTACGCTTCATATTCTGTCGCGCCGTACTAAAAACAATCCCATGTTGGTAGGTGAGCCCGGTGTGGGTAAAACAGCCATTGTAGAAGGCATTGCTCATCGTATCATCAATGGAGATGTACCAGAGAATCTAAAGACTAAGACCATTTATGCATTGGATATGGGCTTGCTAATAGCCGGAGCCAAGTATAAAGGTGAATTTGAAGAGCGGTTGAAAGGCGTGGTAAAAGAGGTGCAGAACAGCGAAGGGGAGATTATCCTTTTCATTGATGAAATACACACCCTGGTGGGTGCCGGTGGAGGTGAGGGAGCGATGGATGCAGCCAATATTCTTAAGCCGGCTCTGGCACGTGGCGAGCTGAGAGCTATCGGTGCCACCACTTTGAATGAATATCAAAAGTATTTCGAAAAGGATAAGGCATTGGAACGTCGTTTCCAGAAGGTGATGATTGATGAACCTTCGGTGGAGGATGCAATTTCTATCCTCCGTGGCCTGAAGGATAAATACGAAACCCACCATCATGTGCGGATTAAGGACGACGCCATCATTGCTGCGGTAGAGTTATCTAACCGCTATATTACCGATCGTTTCTTACCTGACAAAGCCATCGACTTGATTGATGAAAGTGCGGCTAAGTTACGCTTGGAAATGAACTCCATGCCCGAAGAGCTGGATAAACTGGAGCGTCAAATTCGTCAATTAGAGATCGAACGTGAGGCGATCAAACGCGAAAACGATGAGGAAAAGCTGAAGCAGCTGAATACCGAAATAGCCAATCTTTCCGTGGAACGCGATACTTTGAAAGCGAAGTGGTCCGAAGAGAAAGAACTGGTGGAACAAATTCAGACTGCGAAAGCCAATATCGAGAATTTAAAAGTAGAAGCCGAGCAGGCCGAACGTAACGGCGATTATGGTAAGGTGGCAGAGATCCGCTATGGTAAGATTAAAGAAGAAGAAAATAAAATTACTCATCTTACCAAACAGTTGGATACCGATACCGAAAAGCGGTTGTTGAAAGAAGAAGTAGATGCTGAAGATATTGCCGAAAGCGTTGCAAAAGCTACCGGTATCCCTTTAAGCAAGATGTTACAGAGCGATAGGGAAAAGTTGTTGCGTCTGGAAGAGCACTTGCACCGTCGTGTGGTAGGGCAGGACGAGGCCATTACCGCTGTAGCGGATGCCATTCGTAGAAGTCGTGCCGGATTGAACGACCCTAAAAGGCCTATTGGTTCCTTCATTTTCTTGGGAACTACCGGTGTGGGTAAAACCGAGCTGGCGCGGGCATTGGCGGAGTACTTGTTTGACGACGAAAGTATGATGACCCGCATTGACATGAGCGAATACCAGGAAAAACATTCCATTAGCAGACTGGTAGGTGCTCCTCCCGGATATGTGGGTTATGACGAGGGAGGTCAGCTTACCGAGGCTGTAAGACGTAAGCCTTATAGTGTAGTGTTGCTGGATGAAATTGAAAAAGCACATCCGGATGTATGGAATATTCTTTTGCAGGTATTGGATGATGGCCGTCTTACCGACAATAAAGGCAGGGTGGTGAACTTCAAAAACACCATCATTATCATGACCAGCAATATCGGTAGTCATTTGATTCAGGAAGCTTTCGAGAATGTATCAGAAAGGGATATTGAAGAGGCTGCCGAAAAAGCTAAACAGGATGTAATGCAGTTGCTGCGGGAAACAGTGCGTCCTGAGTTCCTGAACCGTGTAGATGAAATTATTATGTTCCATCCTTTATTGAAGAAGGATATATTAGGAATTATCAGGATACAACTTGAGGCGTTAAAGCAGCTGGTATGGCAAAATAGTGGCATTGCGCTCGATTTTACAGATTATACCGTAGAATTCCTTGCTGAGCAGGGCTTTGATCCACAGTTTGGAGCGCGCCCATTGAAAAGGCTTATTCAGAAGGAAATTGTAAACCAGCTGAGCAAGCGCATACTGCAGGGTGATATTGACAAAGGACATCCGATATTAGTGGATGTTTTCGATAATACTGTAGTTTTTCGAAATGAAGAATCCAAAGAAGTAAAGAAAGCCTAG
- the bamD gene encoding Outer membrane protein assembly factor BamD, with protein MNKILKSKDAAYKLKMAEAFYEQKKWGKAMTIYEDVLPYYKTTPQFQDIYYKYAYTAYNQKDYTNAENLFKTFLESFPNSPRSEEMEYMRAYTFYKQSPKAELDQTNTYKAISYFQTFINTHPQSVRVNEAMRLVDELRKKLEVKEYKSAMLYYNLGEFRAAGVSFSTLLDNYPESNSADQYKFMAIKSFYRFAELSIASKKAERFREVIEHANNFIERFPESKYRKEVEDYITSSNSEIQKFSNNEQVKTTT; from the coding sequence ATGAATAAAATATTAAAGAGCAAGGACGCTGCTTATAAACTGAAAATGGCCGAAGCTTTCTATGAGCAGAAAAAATGGGGGAAAGCAATGACCATTTATGAGGATGTTTTACCCTATTACAAAACCACTCCTCAGTTTCAGGATATCTATTACAAATATGCTTACACAGCCTATAATCAGAAAGACTACACTAACGCTGAAAATCTCTTTAAAACTTTCCTAGAAAGTTTTCCCAATAGCCCCCGCAGTGAGGAGATGGAATATATGCGTGCATATACCTTCTACAAGCAATCTCCCAAGGCAGAGCTAGATCAAACCAATACCTATAAAGCTATCAGTTATTTCCAAACATTCATCAATACCCATCCTCAATCTGTAAGAGTAAATGAGGCAATGCGCTTGGTGGATGAACTGCGAAAAAAACTGGAAGTAAAAGAATATAAATCAGCCATGCTCTATTACAATTTGGGCGAGTTTAGAGCAGCCGGTGTAAGCTTCAGCACATTACTGGACAATTACCCGGAGTCCAACTCGGCCGATCAGTACAAATTCATGGCTATAAAATCGTTCTACCGCTTTGCAGAGCTTAGTATCGCTAGCAAAAAGGCGGAGCGCTTTAGAGAAGTTATCGAACACGCAAATAACTTCATTGAGCGTTTTCCCGAGAGTAAATACCGCAAAGAGGTAGAGGATTATATCACTTCATCGAATTCAGAAATTCAAAAATTCAGCAATAATGAGCAAGTTAAGACGACAACTTAG
- the yciF_2 gene encoding Protein YciF, which translates to MAPSRKKTANLDADMKNSEFHQFFVDELKDIYWAEKHLTKALPKMQKASTSEELAAAFEKHQEETAVHVETLEKIFELLEEKPVAKKCEAMAGLTEEAEEIIADTESESFTRDAGLILAAQKVEHYEIATYGTLYAFAQQMGHTEVAELLHQTLENEKATDVALTEIAESFINEQAITE; encoded by the coding sequence ATGGCACCATCAAGAAAGAAAACAGCTAATCTAGACGCTGATATGAAAAACAGCGAATTTCATCAATTTTTCGTCGATGAATTAAAAGACATTTATTGGGCAGAAAAGCATCTAACCAAGGCGCTTCCTAAGATGCAAAAAGCAAGCACCAGCGAAGAGCTCGCTGCAGCTTTTGAAAAACATCAGGAAGAAACCGCAGTACATGTAGAAACCCTCGAAAAAATCTTTGAATTACTGGAAGAAAAACCAGTGGCTAAAAAATGTGAGGCCATGGCCGGACTTACGGAGGAAGCCGAAGAAATTATTGCCGACACCGAAAGCGAATCCTTTACGCGTGATGCCGGCCTGATCCTTGCTGCACAAAAAGTGGAGCACTATGAAATAGCCACTTATGGTACGCTTTACGCATTTGCACAACAAATGGGCCACACCGAAGTAGCAGAACTATTGCATCAGACATTGGAAAACGAAAAAGCAACAGACGTAGCCCTCACCGAAATTGCCGAAAGTTTTATCAACGAACAGGCAATTACTGAATAA
- the dnaA gene encoding Chromosomal replication initiator protein DnaA has protein sequence MEKSAEKVWSNCLKIIKDIVEWQHYKTWFEPIKAISLKDNVLVIQVPSQFFYEYLEEHYVNLLAKTLKRELGKDARLEYRIMVDSGNNGNKPLTMDVAGHGYKTYSNNEMDFPLVINNSVKNPFVIPGIKKMQIDPQLNPNYTFDSYIEGDCNRVARRAGKTVADKPGANSFNPLVIYGGVGLGKTHLVQAIGNEVKRLHPNKIVLYVSSEKFINQFMDHSRNGAINDFIHFYQLIDVLIVDDVQFFNKAEKSQDAFFAIFNHLHQSGKQLVLTSDKSPKDLDGVQERLLSRFRWGLSADLQIPDYETRIEILERKMKADGLEMPKEVVKYIAYNINSNVRELEGALISLLAQSSLNRKEIDLELAKKVLRNFIKTSSKEITIDAIQRMVCDYFNVAYDKLLQKTRKREIVQARQITMYLAKMFTKNSLKTIGEHFGGRDHTTVIHSCQTVKDLMDTDAIFRENVLELHQKVQLAAM, from the coding sequence ATGGAGAAAAGTGCCGAAAAAGTTTGGTCCAATTGTTTAAAGATTATAAAGGATATAGTTGAATGGCAGCATTATAAAACTTGGTTCGAACCTATAAAGGCAATTTCTTTAAAGGATAACGTACTTGTAATACAAGTGCCCAGTCAGTTCTTCTATGAGTATTTGGAAGAGCATTATGTGAACTTACTGGCTAAAACACTCAAGCGTGAGCTTGGCAAAGATGCCCGACTAGAGTATCGTATAATGGTGGATAGCGGTAATAATGGCAATAAACCGCTTACCATGGATGTAGCAGGACACGGGTATAAAACTTATTCCAATAACGAAATGGATTTCCCGCTCGTGATTAATAATTCTGTAAAAAATCCTTTTGTTATACCCGGTATTAAGAAAATGCAGATCGATCCTCAATTGAATCCGAATTATACATTCGATTCTTATATTGAAGGCGATTGTAACCGGGTGGCACGTCGTGCGGGAAAAACCGTAGCCGATAAACCAGGTGCCAACTCCTTCAACCCATTAGTAATTTATGGCGGCGTCGGATTGGGTAAAACCCACTTGGTGCAGGCAATCGGTAACGAAGTAAAAAGACTGCATCCTAATAAAATCGTACTATACGTCAGCTCCGAAAAATTTATCAACCAGTTTATGGATCACAGTCGCAATGGAGCGATTAACGACTTTATTCATTTCTATCAACTGATAGATGTGCTGATTGTAGACGATGTACAATTTTTCAACAAAGCCGAAAAATCACAGGATGCCTTTTTCGCCATTTTTAACCATCTGCATCAATCCGGAAAACAATTGGTCCTCACTTCTGACAAATCGCCAAAAGACTTGGATGGAGTACAGGAACGTTTACTCAGCCGGTTCCGTTGGGGATTAAGTGCCGACTTGCAGATACCGGATTATGAAACCCGTATCGAAATTCTGGAAAGAAAGATGAAAGCCGATGGCCTAGAAATGCCGAAAGAGGTAGTGAAGTACATTGCTTATAATATCAACAGCAATGTGCGTGAACTGGAGGGGGCTTTGATCTCGCTCCTAGCGCAGTCTTCGCTTAACCGTAAAGAGATTGACCTAGAGTTGGCCAAGAAAGTATTACGCAACTTTATAAAAACTTCAAGCAAAGAAATTACAATCGATGCCATTCAGCGAATGGTGTGCGATTACTTTAATGTAGCTTACGACAAGCTTTTACAAAAAACCCGCAAGCGGGAAATCGTACAGGCGCGTCAAATTACTATGTATCTGGCCAAGATGTTTACCAAGAACAGTCTGAAAACGATTGGCGAGCATTTTGGCGGACGTGACCATACTACTGTGATACATTCTTGTCAGACTGTTAAGGATCTGATGGATACCGATGCTATTTTCAGAGAAAATGTATTGGAGCTTCACCAGAAGGTTCAGTTAGCAGCTATGTAA
- the ilvE_1 gene encoding Branched-chain-amino-acid aminotransferase, which produces MPHICYNGNFVDAQHPVLLADNRSYRYGDGFFETIRIFRGNIVLEAYHRTRIETTLKLLQYKLSPLTTIDTIFKNILELCRYNHCEDSARVRLSFSNGNGAIFDTHQHLDYIIEAWPLNTSNALNKEGLKVGIFTDMKKSCDTYAQLKTASALIYSVAARTATINSWDDSLILNQHDRICESSIANIFWIKDKKIYTTPLTEGCINGVMRTHLMQSVSITESICTQEQLKQADEVFLTNAIKGMVWVQSIESITQYSNFIIQELYCDCIQPLFA; this is translated from the coding sequence ATGCCTCATATATGCTATAACGGAAACTTTGTCGATGCACAACACCCCGTACTGCTGGCCGATAATCGAAGTTACCGCTATGGCGATGGTTTTTTTGAAACCATAAGAATCTTTCGAGGCAATATTGTACTGGAAGCTTATCATCGGACACGTATTGAAACAACTCTAAAACTTTTACAATACAAGCTATCTCCTCTCACCACCATAGATACCATTTTTAAAAACATACTTGAACTTTGCCGATATAATCACTGCGAAGATTCAGCACGAGTTCGGCTCTCCTTTTCCAATGGCAACGGCGCAATTTTCGACACGCATCAACATTTAGATTATATCATAGAAGCTTGGCCATTAAACACCTCCAATGCACTTAATAAAGAAGGATTAAAAGTGGGGATATTTACAGATATGAAAAAAAGCTGTGATACCTATGCACAGCTGAAAACAGCCTCCGCACTTATATATAGTGTAGCAGCTCGTACTGCTACGATAAATAGTTGGGACGACAGTTTAATCTTAAATCAGCATGATCGCATTTGCGAGAGTAGTATTGCCAATATTTTCTGGATAAAAGACAAAAAAATTTACACAACTCCATTAACGGAAGGTTGTATCAATGGAGTAATGCGCACCCATCTTATGCAGTCAGTATCCATAACAGAAAGCATTTGCACGCAAGAACAATTGAAACAAGCTGATGAAGTTTTTCTTACCAATGCTATCAAAGGAATGGTGTGGGTACAATCTATCGAATCAATTACTCAGTACTCCAACTTTATAATCCAAGAGTTGTACTGCGATTGTATCCAACCCCTATTTGCTTAG
- the undec1A gene encoding Cysteine/Cysteine sulfinic acid decarboxylase encodes MNLQGRKILLGITGSIAAYKCVHLVRLLTKQGASVKVVLTPAAKDFVSPLALSTLSKNEVLIDLFEENTWANHVQLGRWADVMLIAPLSCNTLVKMAHGHCDNLLLSVYLSATCPVVVAPAMDEDMWHHPTTQRNIATLHQDGVTIIPPTRGELASGLFGDGRMAEPEDIVNFLNEFFTKHKDLSGKKVLITAGPTHEALDPVRFIGNHSSGKMGIALAKECHERGAAVTLVLGPVPLPQVYDGITVIKVTSADEMYQACHEHFSNAAIAIMAAAVADYKPEIVSPKKIKKTDDDVPEIKLVKTKDILKSLGAIKQENQILVGFALETDNEKNNALEKLKTKNADFIVLNSMNDGTPFGSDYNKITIYAKDGREIAFSPKPKTEVAKDIINTILNNHQTETV; translated from the coding sequence ATGAATCTACAAGGCAGAAAAATATTATTAGGCATTACGGGAAGTATCGCTGCATATAAATGTGTGCATCTGGTACGATTGCTTACAAAGCAAGGAGCATCCGTAAAAGTAGTACTTACGCCTGCTGCAAAAGACTTTGTATCCCCTCTAGCACTTTCTACTCTTTCCAAAAACGAAGTGCTCATAGACCTATTTGAAGAAAATACATGGGCCAATCACGTACAACTCGGACGCTGGGCCGATGTGATGCTCATTGCCCCGTTGAGCTGCAATACACTGGTAAAGATGGCGCATGGGCATTGCGATAATCTGCTACTATCGGTATACCTTTCTGCTACATGCCCTGTTGTAGTGGCTCCTGCAATGGATGAAGACATGTGGCATCATCCCACCACGCAGCGGAATATAGCCACGCTCCACCAAGATGGAGTAACCATTATCCCTCCCACAAGAGGAGAACTAGCCAGCGGATTGTTTGGCGATGGGCGTATGGCCGAGCCGGAAGATATCGTAAACTTCCTCAATGAATTCTTTACAAAACATAAAGACCTTTCGGGGAAAAAGGTTCTGATAACAGCAGGCCCTACTCATGAAGCCCTCGACCCTGTACGCTTTATTGGCAATCATTCTTCGGGTAAGATGGGAATTGCACTTGCCAAAGAGTGTCATGAAAGAGGCGCTGCTGTAACACTAGTATTGGGCCCAGTACCATTACCTCAAGTTTACGATGGTATTACAGTAATAAAAGTAACTTCGGCTGATGAGATGTATCAGGCATGTCATGAACATTTTTCTAACGCAGCAATAGCTATCATGGCCGCCGCTGTAGCCGACTATAAACCGGAAATCGTAAGCCCGAAGAAGATAAAGAAAACGGATGACGACGTTCCTGAGATCAAACTTGTGAAAACTAAAGATATTCTGAAGAGCTTAGGAGCGATAAAACAGGAAAACCAAATCCTTGTAGGATTCGCGCTGGAAACAGACAATGAAAAAAATAATGCATTAGAAAAATTAAAAACCAAGAATGCGGATTTCATTGTATTAAACTCTATGAACGATGGTACACCATTCGGAAGTGATTATAATAAAATCACCATCTATGCAAAAGATGGCCGAGAAATTGCTTTTTCACCCAAGCCTAAAACTGAAGTAGCCAAGGATATTATCAATACCATTCTCAATAACCACCAAACAGAAACTGTGTAG
- a CDS encoding TonB-dependent receptor P39, translating to MGLNSQTITYSGQASLQFVLTGEDKGRLEEVLVSTGYNSIKKKNFTGAATSLSAEALERAGVPDISKMLEGQFAGVSLQNVSGTFGAAPKLRIRGATSLSGDNKPLWVIDGVILEDVVNISNEALSTGDMNTLLGSSVAGLNPDDIADITILRDAAATALYGARAMNGVIVVSTKKGRPTAGQAKVSYSGNFSRYIKPNYSQFDVLNSADHMAVLVEMMNKGYFEMPGMINGSSGGPIAKMYSQLYNYDPVTNTYALKNTPEERNAFLERYANSNTDWFDVLFKNSLIQEHSLSITSGTDRTQNYASVSYLKDEGVTIGNSVERITGNYRLNFKMGKKISAELLTSGSVRNQRAPGTKDTEADVVYGSNFRNFDINPYNYALKTSRILTPYDENGNLEYFRLNYAPFNIINELNSNYLKLNVVDYKVQGRIDYKIIPELTYSATGSYRYTKSHGQVHILESSNLVKAYKAAQDPTVVDNNPFLYSDPDAPYDYPMVVLPSGGFYNITTNSLTTYYFRQELNYSQDFGSDHHLTAYAAMEGRDARRQYEYFDGVGYQYENGGLVSPYYMYFKQAQESVDPYFGMNTGVDRYLAYFMQLQYSYKDKYTLIPTIRYDGSNKMGRSKTARWLPTWSISGNWNIHREDFWTKNEILNSAVLRGSYGLVANVNGATNSAATFYNQISRRPYVKDQETQIFISSLENSELTWEKSKDLNIGLELGFLKGNRILFVVDYYDRKIKDLIGPLNTSGIGGQFVKRGNYGTMKANGIEFTLNGRVIQGNKFNWTSRVNIAFNKSKITRLDNQPQVWTAINANGAAVKGYPQRGLFSIKFAGLDHNYGYPTFISPADANIRTTQISFQGTVLDNLVYNGPIDPTTAGGWYNQFRYGSFVVSGLFKFAFGNVVRKNPTVSAVYGDMTALTKDVLNRWVLPGDEQYTTVPAILDMLSLRQVVTNTGTAVDARYPYNAYNYSDVRVAKGDYIKLSNISIGYNLSKNLCQKLRVDNASLALVANNIAVLYADKNLNGQDPEFINSGGVALPVSRQVTLSLKLGL from the coding sequence GTGGGTTTAAACTCGCAGACAATCACCTATTCCGGCCAGGCAAGCTTGCAGTTTGTATTAACCGGAGAGGATAAAGGCAGATTGGAAGAAGTGCTAGTTTCCACAGGTTACAACAGCATTAAAAAGAAAAACTTCACAGGAGCTGCTACCTCCTTAAGCGCCGAAGCACTAGAAAGAGCCGGAGTTCCGGACATATCCAAAATGTTGGAGGGACAATTTGCAGGAGTTTCCTTACAGAATGTATCCGGAACATTTGGAGCTGCACCCAAATTGAGAATAAGAGGAGCCACTTCTCTATCTGGAGACAACAAACCCCTATGGGTAATAGATGGAGTAATATTGGAAGATGTAGTGAATATCTCAAATGAAGCCCTATCAACAGGAGATATGAATACACTTCTAGGCTCTTCAGTTGCGGGCCTCAACCCCGATGATATCGCTGATATCACCATTCTTAGAGATGCCGCTGCTACTGCTTTGTACGGTGCAAGGGCAATGAATGGTGTAATAGTAGTTTCTACCAAAAAAGGTCGCCCCACTGCAGGTCAAGCCAAGGTTTCCTATTCGGGTAATTTTTCAAGATATATCAAGCCCAATTATTCACAGTTTGATGTCCTCAATTCTGCTGACCACATGGCAGTTTTGGTGGAAATGATGAATAAAGGATATTTTGAAATGCCGGGCATGATCAACGGAAGCTCGGGTGGTCCCATAGCGAAAATGTACAGCCAGCTGTATAATTACGATCCTGTTACTAATACCTATGCACTAAAAAATACTCCCGAAGAACGTAATGCATTTCTGGAAAGATATGCGAATTCAAATACAGACTGGTTTGATGTTCTTTTTAAAAACTCTCTAATACAAGAACATTCTTTAAGTATAACATCAGGTACAGATCGTACACAAAATTATGCCTCGGTTTCGTATTTAAAAGACGAAGGAGTTACCATTGGTAATAGTGTAGAACGTATTACCGGTAACTACAGGTTAAACTTCAAAATGGGTAAAAAAATATCCGCTGAATTATTAACGAGTGGGTCCGTACGTAATCAACGTGCACCCGGAACAAAAGACACGGAAGCTGATGTAGTATATGGATCCAACTTCCGCAATTTTGATATCAATCCTTACAATTACGCACTAAAAACCAGTCGGATTTTAACACCTTATGACGAAAACGGTAATTTGGAATATTTCCGCTTGAATTATGCTCCATTTAATATCATTAATGAGCTCAATAGCAACTACCTAAAACTGAACGTTGTTGATTATAAAGTTCAGGGAAGAATAGACTATAAAATCATACCGGAATTAACCTATTCGGCTACCGGATCATATAGGTATACTAAATCTCATGGCCAAGTACATATACTGGAAAGCTCCAATCTTGTTAAAGCTTACAAGGCAGCACAAGACCCCACTGTTGTGGACAATAACCCTTTCCTGTATAGTGATCCTGATGCGCCATACGATTATCCAATGGTGGTATTACCAAGCGGTGGTTTTTACAACATTACAACCAATAGTTTAACTACCTACTACTTCCGTCAGGAACTGAACTATAGTCAGGACTTTGGAAGCGATCATCACTTAACCGCTTATGCCGCAATGGAAGGTCGCGATGCCAGACGTCAATATGAATATTTTGATGGAGTAGGATACCAATATGAGAATGGAGGATTGGTTAGTCCTTACTATATGTATTTCAAACAAGCTCAAGAGTCGGTAGATCCCTATTTCGGCATGAACACAGGGGTTGACAGATATTTAGCTTATTTCATGCAATTGCAATATTCTTATAAAGATAAATACACTTTAATACCTACTATCCGATACGATGGATCCAATAAAATGGGGAGAAGCAAAACAGCAAGATGGCTCCCAACTTGGAGCATCTCAGGTAACTGGAACATCCATCGTGAAGACTTCTGGACTAAAAACGAGATTCTCAACTCAGCTGTTTTAAGAGGATCGTATGGATTGGTCGCCAACGTAAACGGTGCTACTAACTCTGCCGCTACCTTTTATAACCAGATATCTCGAAGACCTTATGTAAAAGATCAGGAAACTCAAATCTTCATATCCAGCTTGGAAAACTCAGAACTCACATGGGAAAAATCTAAAGACCTTAACATAGGACTTGAGCTAGGGTTTTTAAAAGGCAACAGAATATTATTTGTCGTAGACTACTACGATCGTAAAATAAAAGATTTGATAGGTCCTTTGAATACATCAGGTATCGGTGGCCAGTTCGTTAAAAGAGGAAATTACGGAACTATGAAAGCCAACGGTATTGAATTTACATTGAATGGCAGAGTAATTCAGGGCAATAAATTTAACTGGACATCACGCGTCAATATAGCTTTCAATAAAAGTAAAATTACAAGACTGGATAATCAACCTCAGGTGTGGACAGCCATCAATGCTAACGGAGCTGCAGTTAAAGGATATCCGCAAAGAGGGTTATTCTCCATTAAGTTTGCCGGCCTAGATCATAACTACGGATACCCTACTTTCATCAGCCCAGCCGATGCCAACATCAGAACTACTCAAATTTCATTTCAAGGTACTGTATTGGACAATCTAGTATATAATGGTCCGATAGATCCTACCACTGCTGGTGGATGGTACAACCAATTTAGATATGGCAGCTTTGTAGTATCCGGCCTCTTCAAATTTGCCTTTGGAAATGTGGTAAGAAAGAACCCTACGGTATCAGCTGTTTATGGTGATATGACTGCACTTACTAAAGACGTATTGAACAGATGGGTACTTCCGGGTGATGAGCAATACACAACAGTTCCTGCTATCCTAGATATGTTATCGCTGAGACAAGTAGTTACCAATACCGGTACAGCTGTTGATGCACGCTATCCATACAATGCCTATAACTACTCAGATGTACGTGTAGCTAAAGGAGATTATATTAAGCTATCCAATATTAGTATAGGTTATAATCTTTCAAAAAACCTATGTCAGAAACTAAGAGTAGACAATGCATCGCTGGCATTGGTAGCCAACAATATAGCAGTACTATATGCAGATAAAAACTTAAACGGACAAGATCCGGAGTTCATTAACTCGGGCGGTGTAGCGCTCCCCGTTTCAAGACAAGTAACCTTATCTCTAAAATTAGGCTTATAA